The DNA region CATCGGGCCACATATCGTTTGGGTTCATACAGAAACAAACCCAGATCCGCGGTATCAAGCCAATGGTGATAGTCGCTGGTCGACAAATTGGACGTCATGACCTCCAACGGTCCGTCGCAAACTTCGCCCGACTCGGCAGCCGACGCCGCTTTCTCGTAATTGCGATGGAGCGTGGCTGGAATCATCGATTGCCACTTCTCCGCAGGCATCTGCATCGACAATTGGATACGGCCGGTTTTCAACAAGGACTTTTCGATGCCCGTGATCAAGGCGGCAATCGCATCGCGTCCCTTTTCGGCACGCGGCAAGCCGGCCAAAACGGCTTTGACAGGCAGTCGATCAAGCGGCTTTTCGACCGCGCGCTTGCGAGTCGGATAGGAGATCGTGTTGACGGGGACGCCAAGATCGGTTTCGCGCAATTGGTCGGCCAGCGCAGTCGTCGTTGCGTGGATGTGAACCTTGTGCGGTGATGTGGCCACGATGGACGATCGCATTTGGCTGCCGATTCTCTTCAACCGATCGGCGCGATTGGGCGTTTCGTCGTCATAGAGGGCGAAATGAAACAAGATGTCGATTCGCATCGGCGGCAATTCGATTTGCTCCAACGCCGCTGCCAGCGCCAGCATCACAAAGTCGTCGCCCGTGTTGATCAAGATCGTATCGGAGGCGGTCGGTTTGACTTGGGCAATCAGACCGCAGAAGTCGTCGACCCATTGAGCAATCATTCGACGAGGTCGTTTGGCCGGCGGGTTCATCCAATCGGACAAACGAGTGCGAGCGTTTTCAACGAACGAGCCACCGACCGGATTGCCGATCCGATCACGAGTGACGTGCGAGTTGCCGTCGACGCCCATCGACCAACGAACCATGCGCCGTGTTCCGAACTTGGGGACGACCGCCCACGACTTGGGGACGCTGCCGGGCGCATCGAAACTCTCATGCGTTGCCATCACGCATCCCAACCCGAGCGACTGGGCACCGCCCAGCAAGAGTGTTGCGAGCTCGAAGAAGTGACCACCGACGTTTCGGATGTTGTCATCGACCAAAATCAATCGTGGCGCCGGCGTTGGTCGAGCAGTATCTATTGCGTTCACGGTCATGCCTCCCAGGCATCATGCTTCATTGGAGTCTGCAATCGGAATTCGAGAATAGACGGTCCTGGGGCACAAAACCAAGATCATCCGAGGCCAAAAATAGGCATTCCAGGCTCGAACATGCTCGGTGCATTACCAGGCGTTCGCCAGCCCGCGACGCCAGCAATCACAAACTCCCTTGATTCATCGTGGGTTTCGCACGTACAGGTAGGCCATGGAAGTGCAGCATTACTTGACGTGCTTGTGGCCGGGGATGCCGGAACTGTGGTGGCGAGGCCGATTATCGGCGTTGCCGCTGGCGGTCGGGTTCGCGATTGCGCTGAACGCTGTTTTGGTAACGCGGTACATCTTTCCCGAGTGGTTGTCGGGCGGATTGGTATCGATGGCATTCTGGATCGGCGTGTTGGTGTGGGGCTTCTACGTCGCGAAAAGCGTTCGCGAACTGCCGGGCATCGTGGCTCCGCGAAAAGTCAGCGACGAGCCCGATCGATTCGCCGAAGCCCACCAAGCGTTCTTGCGAGGCGACTATTCCGAAGCCGAATCGCTGCTCAATCAAGTGCTAGCAATTGAAGCCCGCGACCCACCGGCGTTGCTTTTGCTGTCGGGGGTTTATCGTCACACCGATCGTTTCGAATCGGCGGAACTGCTGCTTGCCGAGATTCGCCGTTTGGAAGTGTCCGACCGCTGGTTTTTGGAAATTCAGGCAGAAGCATCCAGGCTGAAGCGGGCGTTGGAGCGAAAAGAAAAACCGAAAGAAGATTCTTCTGATTCTGCTGCCGATCTGACAGACACGGCAAACGTTGCCGCTTAGGCCCGGTTGCGACGAGTTCTTTTTCAAAATTTTGATTCAGAAACGCCCATTTCGCGGGACTTGTGCCGTCAAGCTCCTATCCCCGATCTTTGACGAGGCCGATAGAATCTAGGTGAAAGCGGAAAGATCGGTGGCTTGCATTCTTTCCCTCGGCTTTGCTAAGGGTATGAATAGCTATGGCGTGCGATTTGCTTCGTAAGATGTTCTTGGGCAGTTTCGCCAGATTGACAGCACCCGACATTCTGTGAGCGTACGGAGTCGCCCTCTCCGACGTCCCACCGGACACGACCTGGGTAGAGAGATAAAAAATGTACGAACGATTTACTGACCGTGCTCGCAAGGTCATGCAGTTGGCCAATCAAGAGGCCCAGCGTTTCAACCACGAGTACATCGGCACCGAACACATCCTGCTCGGGTTGGTGAAGGAAGGCAGTGGCGTCGCCGCCAACGTGCTGAAGAACCTGGAAGTCGATCTAAGAAAGATCCGGCTCGAAGTCGAAAAACTTGTCCAAAGCGGCCCCGAGATGGTGACCGTTGGCAAGCTTCCGCAAACCCCGCGTGCCAAGAAAGTCATCGAGTACTCGATGGAAGAGGCCCGGAATCTCAATCACAGCTACGTCGGCACCGAGCACATCCTGCTGGGTTTGTTGCGTGAACAAGAAGGCGTCGCGGCCCAGGTTCTGATGAACCTGGGGCTGAAACTGGAAGACGTTCGCGAAGAAGTCTTGAACCTGCTCGGTCATGGGCTCGAAGGCGCCGAAGTCGGCGAACGTGGCGGACGCACCGGTGACGGTGGCGAAAGCAGCGGATCATCGTCCAAGAGCAGCAAGAGCAAGACGCCGGCACTCGATTCGTTCGGCCGCGACTTGACCGAACTGGCCAAGAAGGGCGAACTGGATCCGGTCATCGGTCGCGAACGAGAAATCGAACGAGCGATTCAGATCCTTTGCCGTCGTACCAAGAACAACCCGGTTCTGCTGGGCGAAGCCGGTGTCGGTAAAACTGCCATCGTCGAAGGCTTCGCTCAAAAGGTCATCGAAGGCGAAGTGCCCGAAATTTTGGCCGACAAGCGCATCGTCGTCCTTGACTTGGCGATGATGGTCGCCGGCACCAAGTACCGCGGTCAATTCGAAGAACGCATCAAAGCCGTCATGACGGAAGTTCGCCGCGTCAAAAACACGATTCTGTTCATCGACGAACTTCACACCCTGGTCGGTGCCGGTGGAGCCGAAGGTGCCATCGACGCGGCCAACGTGCTAAAGCCGGCGCTGGCCCGTGGCGAGATCCAGTGCATCGGTGCAACGACCCTGGACGAGTACCGCAAGTACATCGAAAAGGACAACGCGCTGGCCCGTCGTTTCCAAGAGATCATCGTCGAACCGACCGGCAAGGTCGAAACGATCGCGATCTTGAAGGGCCTGCGTGGTCGTTACGAAGAACACCACCGCGTCCAATTCACCGACGATGCCGTTGTCGCAGCGGTCGAAATGAGCGAGCGATACATTACCGCACGCTGCTTGCCGGACAAAGCGATCGACGTGATCGACGAAGCCGGTGCTCGGGTGCGATTGCGCACCATGACGCGTCCACCAGATTTGAAGGAAATCGACGAAGAAGTCGAAAAGCTGAACAAGGAAAAAGAAGACGCGGTCGCCAACCAAGACTTCGAAAAAGCCGCTAACCTCCGTGATCAGGCCGAAAAACTTCGCAAGAAGAAAGACCAGATCACCGCCGAATGGCGTGAAAAGAGTCAGCAAACCGATGGCGTCGTCGACGAAGAAATCATCGCCGAGGTGGTCAGCAAGATGACCGGCATTCCGTTGACTCGATTGTCGACGGAAGACTCAATGCGTTTGATGAAGATGGAAGAAGAACTTCACAAACGAGTCGTCAGCCAAGATGCCGCCGTCACCGCGATCAGCAAGGCGGTTCGCCGAAGTCGCAGCGGATTGAAGGATCCCAAGCGGCCCACGGGCTCGTTCATTTTCGCTGGTCCCACCGGTGTCGGTAAAACGTTGCTTGCCAAAGCGCTTGCCGAATACATGTTCGGTGACGCCGACGCGTTGGTGCACATCGACATGTCGGAGTACATGGAAAAGCACAACGTCAGCCGCTTGATCGGGGCGCCTCCTGGATTTGTCGGTTACGAAGAAGGCGGTCAGTTGACCGAGAAGATTCGTCGCCGTCCGTACGCCGTGGTGCTGTTCGACGAGATCGAAAAGGCTCACCCGGACGTCTTCAACATGCTGTTGCAAGTGATGGAAGAAGGCCGTTTGACCGATTCATTCGGACGCAATATCGACTTCCGTAACACGATCTTGATCATGACCACCAACGCCGGTGCCGAAGCGATCAAGAACGAGTCGTCGTTTGGTTTCCAAAAACCAGACGAAGACGCCAGCTACGATTCGATGAAGTCGCGAGTGATGGATCAAATCGAACGTGTTTTCCGACCGGAATTCTTGAACCGTTTGGATGACACGATCATCTTCCGTCACTTGACCAAGCAAGACCTCAAGGGTGTCATCGACTTCGAATTGTCAAAGGTTCGCGAACGCTTGATGGATCGCGGATTCAACTTGGAATTGACCGACGCGTCGAAAGAATTGCTGATCAAAAAGGGCAGCAACCTGGATTACGGTGCTCGTCCGCTACGTCGTGCGATCGAACAGTTCATCGAAGACCCACTCAGCGAAGAATTGCTGCGTGGTGCATTCGAAGGCAAGGACACGATCATCGTCAGCGGCATCATCGAGAACGAAGCCGGTGACAAGATCAGCGAGAACGACGTCACCACCGACGAGAAGACCGGCAAGCTGATCGATGCCGACGGTAAGAAGTGCAAAGTCGTTCGACTCGACTTCGCCGGCGAAGCTCGCGGTCTACCCGAACCAGGCGAAGCCGTTTCGGCCGGCGCCGGTGGCGAAGGCGATTCGGCAGGCAAGTCTTAATCCGACTTCGCTGAGAATGAAAACCAATGAAACCGCGGTCAGGTTCCTGACCGCGGTTTTTTTGTTGATCACTGTCACTCGCTGAATTGGCACGTGCTGATCGCGGCAGCGGGATCAGCCAGCGAGTGTGGCCCGGACTCCGCAATTCCCCGCCTGCTCGATGACGGATGGCTCGGCGGAAGCATGACGGGATTGTGATCACACGCCTTGCGGTGCAGCTACAATAGGTGGCAATGATCCCGCCTAGTTGCTGCTTGATATATCAGAGGTGTACCCATGGCATCTTCCTGCCCCGCATCTTCCCGCCCCGCGATCGTGCTTGGCCTTGCCTGCTTGTTCGGATTTCCGCTGTTCTCCGCGGCGACCGAGCCGGAGTCACTCACCGGTGATTCCTCGAGATCGGAACCATCCGTTGCCACGGCGACGTTCGCAGGTGGGTGTTTTTGGTGCATGGAACCGCCGTTTGACGACATGCCGGGCGTGATCTCGACGACGTCGGGATACACAGACGGACGGACCAAGAATCCGACCTACGAATCGGTCAAAACAGGGCGCACCGGCCACATTGAATCGATGCAGGTCAAGTACGACCCTGCGAAAGTGACCTACAAACAATTGCTTACGCTTTTCTGGCACAACGTCGATCCGATCAAGGCGAACGGACAGTTTTGCGACGAGGGTGGCCAATACCGGACGGCCATTTTCTACGAAAACGATGACCAAAAAAAGCTCGCCGAGGAAAGCAAAGAGATCATCGCCAAGGCGTTGAAAGCGCGAGTTCGGACGGAGATCACGCAAGCGACGACGTTCTATCCCGCCGAAGATTATCACCAGGACTATTACATCAAGAATCCGAAGAAGTACAAATTTTATCGCTGGACCTGTGGTCGTGACGCGCGGCTGAACGAGATCTGGGGTGACAAAGCACGCAAGCCTTGACCAAACTGTGTCGGTTCTGATTCCTTCATCCTACTGACACGATTTGCCAAGCCCGATGCCGACAGCCATCCGAACTCACATTGCCCCGCTCGACTGCATCGTCATCGATGGCGGTCCTTCACCGACGATCCCCGTTGTGATCTGCCACGGTTACGGCGCGTCGTACGACGACTTGGCTCCGCTGGCGGGAGAGTGGATTTCCATGCTCGGCGATGCGGCGGCAAAGCTTCGGTTTGTATTCCCCGACGCGCCGAATTCGTTGGCGGCGATGGGCATGCCGGACGCTCGCGCGTGGTGGCCGATCAATATGGCCGGATTGGCCGAAGCGGTTCAAGCGTCTCGATTCGATCAACTTCATAAGCACACGCCACCTGGTATCGACGATGCTCGCAACGCTGTGTGCCAAACGATCGCAACCGTTCGCGCCGAACTCGGGTGCGACACGGACTCGCCGTGGGTGATGGGCGGTTTCTCTCAGGGCGCGATGTTGTCGATGGATGTTGCCGTTCGCGGCGACATTCCCGCACCATCGCTTTTGATCCTGTTTTCGGGAACGCTGGTTTGCCAACCGTTGTGGAAGTCGGGATTGAAGCGACTTGGTGAAAGCCAAGTCTTTCAGTCGCATGGAACCGTTGATCCCATCTTGCCGTTCACCAGCGCCGAACGGTTGCGAGACTTGATTGGTTCCGAAAAAGTGCCGCTGAAGTTTCATTCGTTCGTGGGCCCGCACACGATCGACGGCGAGTCGGTTGAAATCACGGCACAGATGCTGGCTAAGGTTGCCGGGTAGTCATCCGAACCTTATGCGTCGATTGAATCCATACAACAATCACGTTTCGCAAATGGTTGTCGCCGCAACCGAATCCATACGGAAACCCATGTTTCCAATCCACCGAATGCCGCTCACCCTTGCCGATGCGAAAGTTGCTGACCGATGAACCGAATTGCCAGTCGACGACCTGAAACGCTCGAGTTTTCTGAGTCCGCCGAATCGTCCGTCTATCAACGAGGATTGGCTGATCGAGTGGAAGGGGCTTGTGCACTTGAGGCCCTTGAAAAACAACTGTTTTGGCTTTGCGAACTCGCCAGCCATTTGAGCACCGAACAAGTCGACAAGATTCATTTGCCCTATCACTGGACGATTCGCCAAGTCTTTGAGCATTGCGCGGACGCCGAACGAGTGTTCGGATATCGAATGCTGCGTATCGCGGCGGGAGACCCAACGCCGTTGCCTTCGTGGGACGAAAACGCCTATGCCGACAGCCGATTTGGGCTGGGAACGTTCACCAATCTGGTCAACGAGGTTGCGATGTTACGTCAATCCAATCTGTTGCTGCTGCGGCGGATCGAACCCAAAGCCTGGGATCGAAGCGTGAAAGTCAACGGAAATCGAATGACGGTTCGAGCCATTGCTTGGGTCACGGCCGGTCACCTGCACCATCACTTCGAAATTGTCGAAGCCAGATGTGGGATGACCGTCCAACGTGCACCGGCACCTAACATGTAGTGAGCCGGGGTACGCTGCGCGCCTCCGGGCTCAGTTGCTAAACGGCTTTGCCGCGATGAAGCACTACAGCTCTTCTTCGATCACTTCTTTTGAACCGCGAGTCCCTAGCGATCCCCACAATCCGTAGGGACTCTTGTTGCCCGGGGCGGCACCGCCGGTTCCTCCGCTCCAAACGTTTGGCGTGTCAAAGTTACCGGCTTCAATCGAATCGGTAACGAACTTCACCGCGCCGTCGGACATCAGGATATGCGCACCGCCTTGGTGACGGCTGCTGACGGTTGAGACGCCGGGCGAATTAACTCCATCGCCGGCCGCTCCACCGAGACATACTTCGCGGTTCGGTGTCAAAATCGTATTGAAACTGGTCCAGATCGTTCCGGCCTGGGCCCAGCGATAACCACGGCCTCCAAACGCACCCGGTAGCGTCGGCGCGGTACCGCCGTCCGTGCCGTCAGACCAAAATCGCGGACGCAGGGGGCTGACCAAACCATCATGGAAACAGTAGTCCGGTTCATCACGAATCGTCGGGGTATCGTTTTCGATCGCCGGCAACGTGCGAGTGTCGCGGTCGCCAAGATCGGTGGCGATTTCCCCGCACATGATCGTGTTGGACAATCCATCAAGGATGTCGCGAAACCTCATGTCCCGTCTCGCAACAAAGACACCACGACAGGCAGCCTGTGATTCGATCGCGACCGCGGTTGGCGTCGGCGTCACTAGAATCCCGTTCGTGATTTGAGTCGGTCCGGTGTCCATCCGCTCGATCGAATCGCCGACACAGGCGGCGTAGTTAGTTCGACCAAATGCGGGCAGCCCGACACCGGGGTCACTCGGGCAACGCAGCGTGGGAAGCTCGGTGTGCCACGGCGAGTATTGAGCGTGATAGGGAGCCGCACCCATCGCAGGAAATGGCGGAGTTTGCAATCCGCCGTCGACGCGAGACTGATTCGGATTCGAGATCTGTTCCCAAATCGCTTGCTGTTCCATGAACGGCGTGATGCCGACCAAGAACGATAAGTCCAAACGATTGTTCATATCGACGGGGCTGTTCCCGTCGGTCCACGTGCCACCGTGATGCCGCGGCAGTTGCTTGTAGGCCGAGTGATAATTGTGCAGTGCCAAGCCGAGTTGCTTGAAGTTGTTGCTGCAACTCATTCGACGAGCCGCCTCGCGGGCCGCTTGGACGGCGGGCAGCAAAAGGCCAACCAAGACCCCGATGATGGCGATCACCACCAACAACTCAACCAAAGTGAAACCAGAGCGACGCGATGCGGAACCATTGGCGCAGCCGCAACTGCGCAGAGAAATACGGACCATTGGGATAAATTCCAAACCTGAGAATGATAGAAATGCAAAACGAATGAACGCTAAGCAAACTCAGGCGGCCCCCTCAACCAATGCGCTCCCGATCGAGCGGTGGGCAGAATCCATGTGACGGAAATCCCCGCATCGATCCGTGGCGGTCCCATCAACGAGACCGTATTTGGCACGGCAATCGTAGCCGAAGCGAGCGTGCGGGCAGCACAAATCGCACACAGCCCGCTGTGACAATGATCGGATACGGCGCGTTGGCCGATCAAACCACCAGCCAAAGCATTGGACGATTCGCTGGACAAGTCGGCCGAATCGTCTTCCGAAGACTCAACATGGGGGTGATCATGACCGTGGTCGTGATCACATCCGGTCGAATGAACGTGGCTGGAACCCTGGCAAGCGACCGCCGAATGCGCGTGGAAGTGCGAAGCGGGCAAAAGCCAGCCGCCTACCAAATACGCGATCAGAGTCAGTCGAGTGATCCAGACCATCAGTTACGTCGTTGCCAATGTTGAAAGAGAACCGGGAAACTTGAGGGTGACGCTATCGTAAACGCCAGGTTTCGCCAAGCCATATTTCCGAGCAAAAACCACGGCATTTTGATAGTACGCGTCGGGCAAGCTGTCGGTTCACCGTAGAAATCACCGTAGAAATCACCGTAGAAACACCGACGAGTGGACCCGACGCCAACCCAATACGCGTGATTGAGCGGCAAAACCCGCGACTCGCCGCCCGCTACTTGGGGCGAGCGGCAAATCATGGGATAACAACCGGTCGGTAGACCCCATCAAACTTTCTCATCCAAGATCCCAGTTTTGTCCCGTGTTTGAAGAATCCCTCGATCAACTTTTGGGTGAACAAGCTGATCCCGTCGCCGCCGGTTGGCGTCTGCGTGAATTAGCCGAATCCGCGGCCGACCACGGCCCCGCGCTGGTCGACGAGCTCGTCAGTCGGACGGAATCACTCGCATCCTCGGATCCGGCGATCGTCGGCGGATTGCTGCGCGTCGTCCACACAACGCTGTTGAGTTTGGGTGGCGACGTGATCGCGGGTCTCGATCCCGGTCGAATCGAATCGATCCACGATGCCC from Rubripirellula tenax includes:
- a CDS encoding glycosyltransferase, producing the protein MNAIDTARPTPAPRLILVDDNIRNVGGHFFELATLLLGGAQSLGLGCVMATHESFDAPGSVPKSWAVVPKFGTRRMVRWSMGVDGNSHVTRDRIGNPVGGSFVENARTRLSDWMNPPAKRPRRMIAQWVDDFCGLIAQVKPTASDTILINTGDDFVMLALAAALEQIELPPMRIDILFHFALYDDETPNRADRLKRIGSQMRSSIVATSPHKVHIHATTTALADQLRETDLGVPVNTISYPTRKRAVEKPLDRLPVKAVLAGLPRAEKGRDAIAALITGIEKSLLKTGRIQLSMQMPAEKWQSMIPATLHRNYEKAASAAESGEVCDGPLEVMTSNLSTSDYHHWLDTADLGLFLYEPKRYVARCSGVLLEMLARGVPVIVPDRCWLADQVRLAGGHRSIGFIYQDRSEIPELMRQFVKRRAEIHARSIEHARVIARRHSGENVLREMGLAAQQSQRAA
- a CDS encoding tetratricopeptide repeat protein, translated to MEVQHYLTCLWPGMPELWWRGRLSALPLAVGFAIALNAVLVTRYIFPEWLSGGLVSMAFWIGVLVWGFYVAKSVRELPGIVAPRKVSDEPDRFAEAHQAFLRGDYSEAESLLNQVLAIEARDPPALLLLSGVYRHTDRFESAELLLAEIRRLEVSDRWFLEIQAEASRLKRALERKEKPKEDSSDSAADLTDTANVAA
- a CDS encoding ATP-dependent Clp protease ATP-binding subunit encodes the protein MYERFTDRARKVMQLANQEAQRFNHEYIGTEHILLGLVKEGSGVAANVLKNLEVDLRKIRLEVEKLVQSGPEMVTVGKLPQTPRAKKVIEYSMEEARNLNHSYVGTEHILLGLLREQEGVAAQVLMNLGLKLEDVREEVLNLLGHGLEGAEVGERGGRTGDGGESSGSSSKSSKSKTPALDSFGRDLTELAKKGELDPVIGREREIERAIQILCRRTKNNPVLLGEAGVGKTAIVEGFAQKVIEGEVPEILADKRIVVLDLAMMVAGTKYRGQFEERIKAVMTEVRRVKNTILFIDELHTLVGAGGAEGAIDAANVLKPALARGEIQCIGATTLDEYRKYIEKDNALARRFQEIIVEPTGKVETIAILKGLRGRYEEHHRVQFTDDAVVAAVEMSERYITARCLPDKAIDVIDEAGARVRLRTMTRPPDLKEIDEEVEKLNKEKEDAVANQDFEKAANLRDQAEKLRKKKDQITAEWREKSQQTDGVVDEEIIAEVVSKMTGIPLTRLSTEDSMRLMKMEEELHKRVVSQDAAVTAISKAVRRSRSGLKDPKRPTGSFIFAGPTGVGKTLLAKALAEYMFGDADALVHIDMSEYMEKHNVSRLIGAPPGFVGYEEGGQLTEKIRRRPYAVVLFDEIEKAHPDVFNMLLQVMEEGRLTDSFGRNIDFRNTILIMTTNAGAEAIKNESSFGFQKPDEDASYDSMKSRVMDQIERVFRPEFLNRLDDTIIFRHLTKQDLKGVIDFELSKVRERLMDRGFNLELTDASKELLIKKGSNLDYGARPLRRAIEQFIEDPLSEELLRGAFEGKDTIIVSGIIENEAGDKISENDVTTDEKTGKLIDADGKKCKVVRLDFAGEARGLPEPGEAVSAGAGGEGDSAGKS
- the msrA gene encoding peptide-methionine (S)-S-oxide reductase MsrA; its protein translation is MASSCPASSRPAIVLGLACLFGFPLFSAATEPESLTGDSSRSEPSVATATFAGGCFWCMEPPFDDMPGVISTTSGYTDGRTKNPTYESVKTGRTGHIESMQVKYDPAKVTYKQLLTLFWHNVDPIKANGQFCDEGGQYRTAIFYENDDQKKLAEESKEIIAKALKARVRTEITQATTFYPAEDYHQDYYIKNPKKYKFYRWTCGRDARLNEIWGDKARKP
- a CDS encoding alpha/beta hydrolase, with the translated sequence MPTAIRTHIAPLDCIVIDGGPSPTIPVVICHGYGASYDDLAPLAGEWISMLGDAAAKLRFVFPDAPNSLAAMGMPDARAWWPINMAGLAEAVQASRFDQLHKHTPPGIDDARNAVCQTIATVRAELGCDTDSPWVMGGFSQGAMLSMDVAVRGDIPAPSLLILFSGTLVCQPLWKSGLKRLGESQVFQSHGTVDPILPFTSAERLRDLIGSEKVPLKFHSFVGPHTIDGESVEITAQMLAKVAG
- a CDS encoding DinB family protein, with the protein product MNRIASRRPETLEFSESAESSVYQRGLADRVEGACALEALEKQLFWLCELASHLSTEQVDKIHLPYHWTIRQVFEHCADAERVFGYRMLRIAAGDPTPLPSWDENAYADSRFGLGTFTNLVNEVAMLRQSNLLLLRRIEPKAWDRSVKVNGNRMTVRAIAWVTAGHLHHHFEIVEARCGMTVQRAPAPNM
- a CDS encoding DUF1559 domain-containing protein — its product is MVRISLRSCGCANGSASRRSGFTLVELLVVIAIIGVLVGLLLPAVQAAREAARRMSCSNNFKQLGLALHNYHSAYKQLPRHHGGTWTDGNSPVDMNNRLDLSFLVGITPFMEQQAIWEQISNPNQSRVDGGLQTPPFPAMGAAPYHAQYSPWHTELPTLRCPSDPGVGLPAFGRTNYAACVGDSIERMDTGPTQITNGILVTPTPTAVAIESQAACRGVFVARRDMRFRDILDGLSNTIMCGEIATDLGDRDTRTLPAIENDTPTIRDEPDYCFHDGLVSPLRPRFWSDGTDGGTAPTLPGAFGGRGYRWAQAGTIWTSFNTILTPNREVCLGGAAGDGVNSPGVSTVSSRHQGGAHILMSDGAVKFVTDSIEAGNFDTPNVWSGGTGGAAPGNKSPYGLWGSLGTRGSKEVIEEEL